A window of the Oncorhynchus kisutch isolate 150728-3 linkage group LG12, Okis_V2, whole genome shotgun sequence genome harbors these coding sequences:
- the LOC109900882 gene encoding V-type proton ATPase subunit D, whose translation MSGKERIDVFPSRMAQTIMKARLKGAQTGRNLLKKKADALSMRFRQILRKIIETKTLMGEVMREAAFSLAEAKFAAGDFSTTVIQNVNKAQVKVRAKKDNVAGVTLPVFEHYQEGGDSYELTGLARGGEQVSRLKRNYAKAVELLVELASLQTSFVTLDQAIKITNRRVNAIEHVIIPRIERTLSYIITELDEREREEFYRLKKIQEKKKQMRERTEKEIAARLAKLGPIAEPSNMLMEETDQDLLFE comes from the exons ATGTCAGGAAAAGAGAGAATCGACGTCTTCCCCTCTAGAAT GGCCCAGACCATCATGAAGGCCCGTCTGAAGGGGGCCCAGACTGGTAGAAACCTACTGAAGAAGAAGGCTGATGCCCTCTCCATGCGCTTCCGTCAGATCCTCCGCAAGATCATCGAG ACAAAGACATTGATGGGTGAAGTGATGAGGGAGGCGGCCTTCTCTTTGGCTGAGGCGAAATTCGCCGCTGGCGACTTCAG CACCACTGTCATCCAGAATGTGAACAAGGCCCAGGTGAAGGTTCGGGCTAAGAAGGATAACGTGGCAG GTGTCACTCTACCTGTGTTTGAGCACTACCAAGAAGGAGGGGACA GTTATGAGCTGACTGGTCTGGCCAGGGGAGGAGAGCAGGTCTCCAGGCTGAAGAGGAACTATGCCAAAGCAGTGGAGCTGCTAGTGGAGTTGGCCTCCTTACAG ACTTCCTTTGTCACACTGGATCAGGCCATCAAGATCACCAACCGCCGTGTGAACGCCATTGAGCATG TGATCATCCCCCGCATTGAGCGGACCCTCAGCTACATCATCACTGAGCTGGATGAGAGGGAACGAGAAGAGTTCTACAG GCTGAAGAAGATCCAGGAGAAAAAGAAGCAAATGAGGGAGAGGACGGAGAAGGAGATCGCCGCCCGTCTGGCCAAGCTGGGCCCCATCGCCGAGCCATCCAACATGCTGATGGAGGAAACCGACCAGGACCTGCTGTTTGAGTGA